The Capsicum annuum cultivar UCD-10X-F1 chromosome 1, UCD10Xv1.1, whole genome shotgun sequence sequence AGGATATTGGTTTCTACGTGACAATTGAGATTAACTTTAGTTTCTTGCTTCACTGGTCGGTCTGAACAAAATCTCTTGATCTTTAAGTTGTTGACTTTTTTTATTGCTATCTTAAGTTGTTAACTCTTTTTTGTTGCTATCTTTATGTGTAAAGGTTTTATGTTTACTTCATCAAAGGACCTGACCACTAGTATGGAAGTACCCATCAGTAATGAAGGGAACTGGGGAGGTGGAACTAGTTCAATTGCATTTTTAGTATATTGGTGCCCAGTGTCCTATTTTCTGATGAAGAATACAATTTTTGGGGGGTGTTGGAATCTTTGgtttatattagtgccacatgttattcattatttttagttttggcGATGCGTAAGATTATGCTGATTATGTCTGTTAGGAACTGCTGTAAATCTATGTTATGTTGCATGATGTGTTTGGTACCAGCAAGTTGAAAGGTAGAGTGCTATTTTATGTCAACGCAGTTTTAAGATGGGTATTAAGAAGTTATGACACagtaatttattattatatttagtggGATACTACTGAAGTGCTGCATGACATTTTCCATAGATAGGGTgaagttctctctctctctctatataagaATGAAGAGTATGCTGGTATGAAACATCTGTGTACATCAAAATTAGCTCTCACAGATTATGCAGAAAATTAATAAAGTCGACCACGGCCTCTACATTCTAAAAGATGCTAAATGACATTAGGAATCATTTTCTACATTTGCcgctttcttcttcatctttgttATCAAATACGTTGTAAAGGTTGTTCCCTTCTTTTagaaatttagaaaaaaacatgataattaaGCGTAATCAACAGTAACAAAGTGGGGCTTGGTCTTGTTTCCTGTTTGCATTGTTCATATACAATCAACTTCTCGTCAGAGAGTTGAAACAAATAAGTGCTGGTCTCACTGGATGAAACAAGACAAATGACATCTATGTTCACTCTTTCAAGTGCAGATACATGGAAGATGGTGGTCATTCTGCCTCTAATAATGGCCGATCTTCCCATAACGTTGGACGACTAGGGAACCTTATCAGGGTAAGTTTTAGTATCTCTTACTTTTCTTCTTTGACCTTTTTAATCTATACTTCATATACTAGAGCGTTGCAGTATTAACTGCTCATTTTTATCATCCCTTCTTGCAGGACAATGATGAATTCTTTGAGCTGATATCTTCAAAGTTCCTATCTGAGAGGAGATATTCAGTTTCTGTGAAGGCTGCTGCTGCAAGGCTGCTTTTTAGCTGTTCACTGACATGGATGGTAGAGTTctatctcaattattttattttaaggttTTCCTGATCATGGTTACGATGCACATTAATTTATCACAAATGGAATCCAGTATCCACATGTTTTTGAAGACCCTGTGCTGGAAAATTTGAAAAGCTGGTCAATGGATGACACAACCAGTTTGTCTGGTGATGATCATTATTGGAAGCATGAGTCAGGTGATCGGAGGTCCTCTGATTCTGAGATGCTGAAAACCTACTCTACTGGACTTCTTGCTGTATGTTTGGCGAGGTATTCTGTTAGGCCAATATCTTTCTTGGTTTTATAACACATCTACTGTTGTACTTACCAGTTTGAAAAAACCAACACGTCTTCTGTTGCTATCATATTCATTCTTTGCTCTATTGATGGTAGTGGTGGTCAAGTAGTTGAAGATGTATTAACATCTGGGCTCCCGGCAAAACTTATGCGCTATCTTCGGATTAGAATTTTGGGGGAGACCACCACAAGCCAGAGGGATGCAGCATCTTTGTTGGATGGTAAAGCATCGTCTACAGGTACTGGTGTACGAGCCAGAGAGGAATGTAGAAGTAGATTCCGGCAAGTTGCCGAAAGCTCTCATTTGGACATTCCCCGAGTAGTAGAAGATGGGTTTCATGGTGATCAAGTTATGGATAAGGACCGCGATAGAAGTGCCACTAGGCATATGCGTGGGGATGAACGTTGGACTGATGTAGAGCCACCGGATTCTATGGCTGTGGATGATGATAATTATCAGGCAGATGCAGATGGTGAGGAAAGATGGAATATTAGAGATCTACGTGACGGAAAGGCAAAGCCTGGGAACAGATCCTTAAGGGAAGATGAACATGACGAGAGTGCTAGAGATGAATTATCAAGACGCAAAGTGAATCGTGGGTGGACAAGACACAGAGGACGGGGAAGGGTGACTGAGGGCGTTCCAGAATATGAAGCACCTTTGACCTCTCCAGGGTCTGCAAGTAGATTGGGTGGGCAGTCTCGCAGCAGAAATTTAACCAGGAATCAAGAATTGAGAAGAACAGCTGATGACAAGAAGAATTTAGGTAGGACAAATATTGATGGTTTTGCAATGGAGAGGGATGAAAATGATGAATGTTTCCGAGAATGTAAAGTTGGCTCCAAGGATATCACAGAGATAGTGAAGAAAGCTGTTAGAGCTGCTGAAACAGAAGCAAAAACAGCTAATGCTCCAGCCGAAGCTGTTAAAGCAGCTGGTGATGCTGCTGCCGAAGTAGTCAAGAGTGCTGCTTTTGAGGTTTGTCTTCATTTTTTATCCAGTTTTAGTTGATGTTTATCTTAAGACCACCTCATTTCTATGTTATCTCTCTGTCTCAGGAGTTTAAGAAAACAAATGATGAGGAGGCTGCAGTTTTGGCTGCTTCAAAAGCTGCATCCACAGTCATTGATGCTGCTATTGCTGTTGAAGTTTCAAGGTTGGTGTGTCAGTTTTGTATATGAACGTTTCTCAGTTAATGACTGGGAAGACATTTTGTTTTTGCATTCATCTGCTACTTTCTGTTATTTACAATTTATCTTATATTAATGTGGTGCTGATATGTTGTAGGACTGCTATTTCTGAAGGTGAATCACAAGAGATAAAAGCAACAGTGCAAGAAGCAAATGAGGATGCTGATGAATTCTTTGTTCTGGATAGTGACTCTCTTGCAAAGTTGAGAGAGAAGTTCTGCATCCAGTGTCTTGTTATTTTGGGAGAGTATGTTGAAGTACTTGGTCCTGTGTTGCACGAAAAAGGAGTCGATGTGTGTATTGCGCTGTTGCAGCGTAATTCCAAACATAAAGAGGGGTGCAAACTTTCACTTCTTTTGCCTGATGTTCTGAAGCTGATCTGTGCTTTGGCTGCACATCGGAAATTTGCTGCAGTATTTGTGGACCGTGGTGGCATGCAAAAATTGCTTGCTGCCCCAAGAGCTCCTCAGACTTTTTGTGGTCTTTCTTCATGCTTATTCGCTATAGGGTCAATTCAGGTAACTGTTTCTCTCTATCTTTCTACtccttttaatttatattttggttGTGTACCCCAAATATTGATTCATTACGGTTTACTTCTGAAAATTGATTTCACAGGGAATAATGGAACGCGTTTGTGCGCTTCCTTCAAACATTATCCATCAGGTGGTTGAGTTGGCGCTTCAGCTTCTTGAATGTCCTCAAGATCAAGCCAGAAAAAATGCTGCTTTATTTTTTGCAGCTGCATTTGTTTTCAGAGCTGTCCTAGATGCTTTCGATGCTCAGGATGGCTTACAGAAAATGCTTAATCTTTTGCAAGATGCCGCATTAGTGAGATCTGGAGCTTCTTCTGGGGCATTAACTGCTTCAGGGTCATTACGGAGTGACAGATCACCGCCAGAGGTGCTGACCGCTTCTGAGAAGCAGATAGCATATCACACCTGTGTTGCACTTCGGCAGTACTTCAGAGCACATCTTCTCGTGCTGGTGGATTCAATTCGTCCTAATAAAAGTGTCCGCACTGCTGTCCGAAATATTCCAAGTGTCAGGGCGGCATCTAAGCCTCTTGACATTAGTAATGAGGCTATGGATGCAGTTTTCCGTTTAATACAGAAAGATCGGAGACTTGGTCCTGCAGCTGTCAGAGCCCGCTGGCCCGTAGTTGAGAAGTTTTTAAGTTCCAATGGACATATTACAATGTTGGAATTATGTCAGGTAGTGCATGCTTTTATAAACCATTCATTCTTTCTACCTGCATATGCTTTCTGGTTTACTTACTATTTTTTCAAATGTAGGCCCCTCCTGTTGAGCGTTATTTGCATGACTTGCTTCAGTATGCTCTCGGTGTCCTTCATATTGTCACTTTAGTACCTTACAGCCGTAAACTTATTGTAAATGTAACATTAAGCAATGATCGTGTGGGTATAGCTGTTATATTGGATGCAGCTAACAGTGCTGGTTATGTTGAACCGGAGGTATCATCTTAATACACTTTTCATTCTCTCATTGCAGCGATTCAGATGCTTatccatttatattttatattgataGATTGTTGAAGCAGCATTGAATGTGTTGGTGTGTCTCGTGTGTCCTCCACCTTCAATCAGCAATAAACCTTCTGTATCTACACAAGCACAGCAAACTAGTGCTATCCAACCTGCAAATACTCCTGGTGTGGAGACCAGAGACCGGAATGCAGATCGGAGTGAGGCCAGGGACAGAAATGCGGAGCGGGTTCTTCCAGATCGACCTGTTAATATCCCCAGCCAGAatgaaaatagagaaagaaatgGAGAGTCTACATTATCAGATTGCGGAAGCACAACAATTCCTGGCACATCTGTGGTCAGTGGCACTTCTCAAGGGCCTGTGTTTACAGTGACATCAGGATTAGTTGGAGACCGAAGAATATCACTAGGTCCAGGAGCTGGTTGTGCTGGCCTCGCTGCTCAGCTTGAACAATGTTACCGTCAAGCGAGAGAAGCTGTTCGGGCAAACAATGGTATTAAGGTCCTCCTGCAGCTCCTCCAGCCACGGATAGTTACTCCTCCAGCTGCAATAGACTGTCTCCGTGCTCTTGCTTGCCGAGTACTTCTTGGTTTAGCAAGAGATGATACAATTGCACATATATTAACAAAACTTCAGGTAGGTTGGTCTGACGTCATAATTTCTGTTTCCTGCACGGTTGACATCCTTGATTTTTAAGGGTCAGTGTGATAACTGGTTTATGTGATTTTGGCTGCAGTCATTTATTCTCAACATTTTCTCACCTTTGATGTTACTTGAAATGGTTAAGAGGCCAATCCTAAGTTGAAATTAGTCATTGGAGAAAATGGAAAGCTGCTAAATTCTTCAGAACATGAACCGAGTAAGGGATTTCAATCATGAAAAATAATGGGTTTGTAGATAAATATTCAACTAGCAGCTACTGTTGGATGcatttccaaccattttctctacCTGAACCACCACTACCTGCACTAGTTGTTCTCATGAAGTGATGGTGCTGGCTTGACTGGAACGCTGAAAGATTCTAGTATTACTTTTCTTAAAAGAGAAGTGGCGTTAGACCAGAAGATGGTTCAAGAGACAAGGGAAAAGGGTTGGCATTCAACAAAAAGGAAAGAGattagaaaaaaaggagaaagccGTGCAACTTGTTTCAGATCACCGCTCTTGGTCACTGGTAGAGTGAT is a genomic window containing:
- the LOC107871649 gene encoding DDB1- and CUL4-associated factor homolog 1, producing the protein MAEEPQQQQPLAAEEEEERRTENEQTEENEEEEDEEEAETEALVMKAQALMERITALPDNPNPNTLHALSSLFETQESRYMEDGGHSASNNGRSSHNVGRLGNLIRDNDEFFELISSKFLSERRYSVSVKAAAARLLFSCSLTWMYPHVFEDPVLENLKSWSMDDTTSLSGDDHYWKHESGDRRSSDSEMLKTYSTGLLAVCLASGGQVVEDVLTSGLPAKLMRYLRIRILGETTTSQRDAASLLDGKASSTGTGVRAREECRSRFRQVAESSHLDIPRVVEDGFHGDQVMDKDRDRSATRHMRGDERWTDVEPPDSMAVDDDNYQADADGEERWNIRDLRDGKAKPGNRSLREDEHDESARDELSRRKVNRGWTRHRGRGRVTEGVPEYEAPLTSPGSASRLGGQSRSRNLTRNQELRRTADDKKNLGRTNIDGFAMERDENDECFRECKVGSKDITEIVKKAVRAAETEAKTANAPAEAVKAAGDAAAEVVKSAAFEEFKKTNDEEAAVLAASKAASTVIDAAIAVEVSRTAISEGESQEIKATVQEANEDADEFFVLDSDSLAKLREKFCIQCLVILGEYVEVLGPVLHEKGVDVCIALLQRNSKHKEGCKLSLLLPDVLKLICALAAHRKFAAVFVDRGGMQKLLAAPRAPQTFCGLSSCLFAIGSIQGIMERVCALPSNIIHQVVELALQLLECPQDQARKNAALFFAAAFVFRAVLDAFDAQDGLQKMLNLLQDAALVRSGASSGALTASGSLRSDRSPPEVLTASEKQIAYHTCVALRQYFRAHLLVLVDSIRPNKSVRTAVRNIPSVRAASKPLDISNEAMDAVFRLIQKDRRLGPAAVRARWPVVEKFLSSNGHITMLELCQAPPVERYLHDLLQYALGVLHIVTLVPYSRKLIVNVTLSNDRVGIAVILDAANSAGYVEPEIVEAALNVLVCLVCPPPSISNKPSVSTQAQQTSAIQPANTPGVETRDRNADRSEARDRNAERVLPDRPVNIPSQNENRERNGESTLSDCGSTTIPGTSVVSGTSQGPVFTVTSGLVGDRRISLGPGAGCAGLAAQLEQCYRQAREAVRANNGIKVLLQLLQPRIVTPPAAIDCLRALACRVLLGLARDDTIAHILTKLQVGKKLSELIRDSGNQTPGSEQNRWQAELAQVAIELIGVVTNSGRASSLAATDAATPTLRRIERAAIAAATPITYHARELLLLIHEHLQASGLTDTATMLLKEAQLTPLPSLAAPSSLAHQTSGQETLSIQIQWPSGRAPRGFLAAKPKLSSLDEDGTLKSESTVCSSRRKPLAFSSARSLSSKFLPVEVSPTTSGCKFSNSRKCATPIATSETPSLSSVKSGGDPDIMFKTPIVLPMKRKLTDLKEGGSVPSVKRLNIGEHAVRSPAYVSPNAVRRSGLPSDSNVPSTPNSTLREIHNRPGSSAFPTEGDDTPMASSSQHGLLSDSQPPNAERLTLDSLVVQYLKHQHRQCPAPITTLPPLSLLHPHVCPEPKRSLDAPSNVTSRLSTRDFRSLNGGTYGRRKDRQFVYSRFRPWRTCRDDPGVLLTCVSFMGDSSQIAAGTHSGELKIFDTNSSSILESFTSHQAPLTLLQSYLSGETQMLLSSSAHDVRLWDATSVSAGPRHSFEGCKAARFSNFGTTFAASSAEPSRREILLYDTQTCQLNLKLTDTSSIPSGRGHMYSLVHFSPSDNMLLWNGVLWDTRGSGPIHRFDQFTDYGGGGFHPAGNEVIINSEVWDLRNFRLLRSVPSLDQTVITFNASGDVIYAILRRNLEDVMSAFQARRVKHPLFSAFRTVDAVNYSDIATIPVDRCVLDFATEKTDSFVGLITMDDQDEMYSSARVYEIGRRRPTDDDSDPDDAESEEDEEDDDDIDEEAIIGTDLDGDGESDPDDLSNDDDSVSELDDEEDEDGDFIVDGVDFGDGGGILEIVTDGEDDDSELVESFSSDDDDDLL